From a region of the Sinorhizobium sp. B11 genome:
- the yacG gene encoding DNA gyrase inhibitor YacG, producing MSDEMKTGGKVEPLRKTRPCPECGKPSNREHYPFCSNRCREVDLSRWLTGSYAIPVADDETKADYPDEEN from the coding sequence GGAGGCAAGGTCGAGCCCCTGCGCAAGACGCGTCCCTGCCCGGAATGCGGCAAACCGTCGAACCGCGAGCACTATCCCTTCTGTTCCAACCGCTGCCGCGAGGTGGACCTGTCGCGCTGGCTGACGGGTTCCTACGCCATTCCCGTGGCCGACGACGAGACCAAGGCGGACTACCCCGACGAGGAAAACTAG